One window of the Rhipicephalus microplus isolate Deutch F79 chromosome 2, USDA_Rmic, whole genome shotgun sequence genome contains the following:
- the LOC142795663 gene encoding uncharacterized protein LOC142795663 yields MSGGAQRDAASVAAGVAAGGDAARSWRALHADLRPTGSSADTCAADLKKPSSWEPKPPPLPDADYKVILRIRGGLDCTKLHPCVLRQLVLKAVGLPISSPDQIRVNPTSHTVLVSTSSMDRADLYHNIRTLKFNGVPYEVVTHVADPVDSCRGRFHLPLDYADEEILPTLQRCNPAMTIGAARRLSTTETILVVFRGTHVPFYINYEGCTLRCRPFRLKVEACTRCRKIGHRQDVCPSTPDAICHKCGLKDSSMDHECEPVCVVCGGAHITGSPLCKQRYKTKTPKYQTPKPSEVPSSRTPSLNRSQERGPQRGRSKSKRRGPNSTPKELDFPTQSTNPHSTSHLPNPLKVSWAQAASSNCSLSQNISLEKVLAENASLKAEIQKLKLELQSRMPLSNLSQHSEPRSFIPAQSPPAVEPTIPLPPTDMDTTMPRDTSQLPPSNKRKTPATPREEESLSDTVLTLNDRINALENKTQKKFAVIESKISHIESRFTAQETGQAAINDKLDKFLDFVQTQMQQTTAWIAAVTANNPNIAVPAFSPTPPPDNGCKP; encoded by the coding sequence GGCCAGCGTCGCAGCGGGCGTCGCTGCTGGAGGCGACGCCgctcgctcatggcgtgctctacATGCTGACCTTCGTCCCACTGGTTCATCGGCTGACACCTGCGCAGCGGATCTGAAGAAACCATCTTCATGGGAGCCTAAACCTCCACCACTGCCCGATGCGGACTACAAGGTGATTCTTCGGATACGCGGGGGTCTCGACTGTACCAAGTTGCACCCCTGTGTCTTACGACAACTCGTTCTCAAAGCAGTTGGACTTCCCATCAGCAGCCCTGATCAAATCAGGGTCAATCCCACCAGTCACACAGTGCTCGTGAGTACGTCAAGCATGGACCGAGCAGATTTATACCACAACATCCGGACCTTAAAGTTCAACGGAGTCCCCTACGAAGTCGTCACCCACGTTGCCGACCCTGTAGATTCTTGTCGTGGAAGGTTTCATCTCCCTCTGGATTACGCTGACGAGGAAATCCTTCCAACCCTCCAAAGATGTAATCCAGCCATGACCATTGGGGCCGCTCGCCGACTGAGCACCACCGAAACCATCTTGGTTGTTTTCCGTGGCACGCACGTCCCTTTTTACATCAACTACGAAGGCTGCACGCTTCGCTGCCGCCCATTCCGACTGAAGGTGGAAGCCTGCACCCGTTGCCGAAAAATTGGACATCGCCAGGATGTCTGCCCCTCTACTCCCGATGCAATCTGTCACAAGTGCGGACTGAAGGATTCCTCAATGGACCATGAATGTGAACCCGTCTGTGTCGTGTGTGGTGGAGCTCACATCACCGGTTCCCCATTGTGCAAACAGCGTTACAAGACTAAGACACCTAAATACCAGACACCTAAGCCCTCAGAAGTTCCATCATCCCGGACACCGAGCCTTAATCGCTCGCAAGAGCGTGGCCCACAGCGGGGTCGCAGCAAGAGCAAGAGGCGGGGCCCAAACTCGACTCCCAAAGAACTTGACTTCCCGACCCAGTCAACGAACCCCCATTCCACCAGTCATCTGCCAAACCCATTAAAGGTAAGCTGGGCACAGGCAGCTTCCTCTAACTGCTCCTTATCTCAAAACATTAGCCTAGAAAAAGTTCTAGCTGAAAACGCTAGCCTCAAGGCAGAAATTCAAAAGTTAAAGCTCGAGCTACAATCCCGAATGCCCCTTAGCAATCTTTCGCAGCATTCCGAACCACGATCTTTCATTCCTGCTCAATCGCCCCCTGCTGTTGAACCCACGATACCTCTTCCTCCTACTGACATGGACACTACAATGCCTCGAGACACCTCCCAGCTGCCACCCTCAAATAAGCGCAAAACCCCTGCCACACCACGCGAAGAAGAATCTCTCAGCGACACAGTTCTAACTCTTAACGATAGGATAAACGCCCTCGAAAATAAAACACAGAAGAAATTCGCCGTCATTGAAAGTAAGATTTCTCACATAGAGAGCAGATTCACAGCTCAGGAGACGGGCCAAGCTGCCATAAATGACAAACTTGACAAGTTTCTAGATTTTGTACAAACTCAAATGCAGCAGACCACTGCATGGATTGCGGCCGTCACGGCCAATAATCCAAATATAGCCGTACCCGCCTTCTCTCCTACACCCCCTCCCGACAATGGCTGCAAACCCTAA